One segment of Limibacillus sp. DNA contains the following:
- a CDS encoding Coenzyme F420 hydrogenase/dehydrogenase, beta subunit C-terminal domain has product MTDSTPAGPSPSDRLYRICEEGLCIGCGLCASLAPPEALEIVATPEGSLRPLAGAALTHEQVDRIYRLCPGTHLEGLPEALRSPDGILDPVWGALSGTVPQLYAADPEVRFKAATGGVLTALAIFLLESGRVAFVVQARPSKKRPSFGEQQISRTRDEVLAGAGSRYGPTATLIGMEEILSRGEPFAFVGTPCDVTGLRNLAREDPRVDELCRMMMAPVCGGFMQTPAMAERVEESGIEFENLKSIRYRGYGCPGPTRMEDRDGKVVERSYLDFWGEDDSKWSLPWRCKICADGIGEAADIAASDVWPGGAPTREQAENHEADPGSNAVLMRSARGAALVAAALEAGALASLSDHGPRDLDLWQPHQVKKKRAVWARYKALEAEGRLVPETERLRLEELFEQNPAEANRAEIDGSCRRIREGKASEPRPRRQY; this is encoded by the coding sequence ATGACCGATTCCACTCCTGCCGGCCCCTCTCCTTCGGATCGCCTCTACCGCATCTGCGAGGAGGGTCTTTGCATCGGCTGCGGGCTCTGCGCATCGCTGGCGCCGCCGGAAGCCCTGGAGATCGTCGCAACGCCGGAGGGCAGCCTCAGGCCCCTGGCGGGCGCGGCCCTGACCCACGAGCAGGTCGACCGCATCTACCGCCTCTGCCCCGGCACGCATCTGGAGGGACTGCCCGAAGCGCTGCGCAGCCCGGACGGCATCCTTGATCCGGTTTGGGGCGCGCTCAGCGGGACGGTGCCGCAGCTCTACGCCGCCGACCCGGAGGTGCGCTTCAAGGCGGCCACGGGCGGCGTGCTGACGGCGCTGGCGATCTTCCTGCTGGAAAGCGGGCGCGTCGCCTTCGTGGTGCAGGCCCGCCCCTCGAAGAAGCGGCCCAGCTTCGGCGAGCAGCAGATCAGCCGGACCCGCGACGAGGTGCTGGCCGGGGCCGGCTCGCGCTATGGCCCGACCGCGACCCTGATCGGCATGGAGGAAATCCTGAGCCGGGGGGAGCCCTTCGCCTTCGTCGGCACGCCCTGCGACGTGACCGGCCTGCGCAATCTGGCGCGCGAGGACCCGCGGGTGGACGAACTCTGCCGGATGATGATGGCCCCGGTCTGCGGCGGCTTCATGCAGACCCCCGCCATGGCCGAGCGGGTCGAGGAGTCCGGGATCGAATTCGAGAACCTGAAATCGATCCGCTACCGCGGCTACGGCTGTCCCGGTCCGACCCGCATGGAGGACAGGGACGGCAAGGTGGTGGAACGCAGCTATCTGGATTTCTGGGGCGAGGACGACAGCAAGTGGAGCCTGCCCTGGCGCTGCAAGATCTGCGCCGACGGCATCGGGGAGGCCGCCGACATCGCCGCCAGCGACGTCTGGCCCGGCGGCGCGCCGACGCGTGAGCAGGCGGAGAACCACGAGGCCGACCCCGGCTCCAACGCCGTCCTGATGCGCTCGGCGCGGGGGGCGGCCCTGGTGGCGGCGGCTTTGGAGGCGGGCGCGCTCGCCAGCCTTTCCGATCACGGGCCGCGCGACCTCGACCTCTGGCAGCCCCATCAGGTGAAGAAGAAGCGCGCCGTCTGGGCCCGCTACAAGGCGCTGGAGGCCGAAGGACGGCTGGTGCCGGAGACGGAGCGACTGCGCCTGGAAGAGCTGTTCGAGCAGAACCCGGCTGAGGCGAACCGGGCGGAGATCGACGGCTCCTGCCGCCGCATTCGCGAGGGAAAAGCCAGCGAACCGCGCCCCCGGCGCCAATATTAA
- a CDS encoding NAD-dependent deacylase, producing the protein MIDPKGSIVVLTGAGISAESGLATFRDKDGIWSKVSIEEVATPEAFLRDPAKVHGFYNERRRGLLDEAVEPNAGHLALAELERRWPGQFLLVTQNIDDLHERAGSQKLIHLHGELLKARCLACGGVSPWREEMSLQSLCPSCGKEGRLRVNVVWFGEMPFEMERIYDALASCDLFLSVGTSGNVYPAAGFVEAAAEGGARTLELNLEPSLGHSLFDEARQGPASVLLPAFLEELLGQA; encoded by the coding sequence ATGATCGACCCCAAGGGCTCCATCGTGGTTCTGACCGGCGCGGGAATCTCCGCGGAATCCGGGCTTGCGACCTTTCGCGACAAGGACGGCATCTGGTCCAAGGTCTCCATCGAGGAGGTCGCGACCCCGGAAGCCTTCCTGCGCGATCCCGCCAAGGTTCATGGCTTCTACAACGAACGGCGGCGCGGCCTGCTGGATGAGGCGGTGGAGCCGAACGCCGGACACCTGGCCCTGGCCGAACTGGAGCGGCGCTGGCCGGGACAGTTCCTGCTGGTCACCCAGAACATCGACGACCTGCACGAGCGGGCCGGGTCGCAGAAGCTGATCCACCTTCACGGCGAACTGCTGAAGGCGCGCTGTCTGGCCTGCGGGGGCGTCAGCCCCTGGCGCGAGGAGATGAGCCTTCAGAGCCTCTGCCCCTCCTGCGGCAAGGAGGGGCGCTTGCGCGTCAACGTGGTCTGGTTCGGCGAGATGCCTTTCGAGATGGAGCGCATCTACGACGCGCTCGCCTCTTGCGACCTCTTCCTTTCGGTCGGGACTTCCGGGAACGTCTATCCCGCCGCCGGGTTCGTGGAAGCGGCGGCGGAGGGCGGGGCGCGCACGCTGGAGCTGAACCTGGAGCCCAGCCTCGGCCACTCGCTCTTCGACGAGGCCCGCCAGGGCCCTGCCAGCGTCCTGCTTCCCGCCTTCCTCGAAGAACTGCTCGGGCAAGCCTGA
- a CDS encoding hydantoinase/oxoprolinase family protein, whose product MALLLGIDTGGTYTDAVVFDDEAESVVASAKSLTTKDQLSLCVSRAAEAALAQIDEASRAGIELVSLSTTLATNAIVEHHGFPVALVMIGQTPKMLERGGLKEALGGDPVCFISGGHQHDGSRQAPLDEAALREEIARLKGRVAAFAVCGYFAVRNPEHEKRVRDILREETGLPVSCGHELSGGLDAPRRALTALLNARLVPLIAQLIEAVQAMLGERGIQAPLMVVKGDGSLIAAETALMKPVETILSGPAASVVGARFLSGESDIVVSDIGGTTTDIAVLNDGEPLLDPEGARVGGYRTMVEAVSVHTLGLGGDSEVRLAEGEGLVVGPRRALPLSLLAQEYPKTLVKLREQLERGFPNERDGRFALRLRSLPKGGEQGLSRLETSIWQALAAGPVALGDLMGGAYAERSLKQLQDKGLVIVSAFTPSDAAHVLGLQATWQAEAAALGAALWARSETVFGKRVAASPEAFAEAVIERVVLQSGEALAEAVMLEEARAGYGAAPGPGAKSLLRRALGLQSAPMLGVALQLKRPLVGIGAPAAIYYPDIARRMGTRHLVPRHAEVCNAVGAVAGGVSQRAQVTITSPQEGIFRLHGPSAPQDMESLEAAFKAAETQAAAAARSLAEAAGAEEIRVEFSREQKSAPVAGGREVFLEGKVTARAYGRPRLARSA is encoded by the coding sequence ATGGCCCTGCTGCTGGGGATCGACACGGGGGGAACCTACACCGACGCCGTGGTCTTCGACGACGAGGCGGAAAGCGTCGTCGCCTCGGCCAAGTCGCTGACCACCAAGGACCAGCTCTCGCTCTGCGTCTCCCGCGCCGCCGAAGCGGCGCTGGCGCAGATCGACGAGGCCTCGCGCGCCGGCATCGAACTGGTCTCGCTCTCCACCACCCTCGCAACCAACGCCATCGTCGAGCACCACGGCTTTCCGGTCGCCCTGGTGATGATCGGCCAGACCCCGAAGATGCTGGAGCGCGGCGGCCTGAAGGAGGCCCTGGGCGGCGACCCCGTCTGTTTCATCTCCGGGGGTCACCAGCACGACGGGTCCCGGCAGGCGCCGCTGGATGAAGCCGCCCTGCGCGAAGAGATCGCGCGCCTCAAGGGCCGCGTCGCGGCCTTCGCGGTCTGCGGCTATTTCGCGGTGCGCAACCCGGAGCACGAGAAGCGGGTGCGCGACATCCTGCGCGAGGAGACCGGCCTGCCGGTCTCCTGCGGCCATGAACTCTCCGGCGGGCTGGATGCGCCGCGCCGCGCGCTCACCGCGCTCTTGAATGCCCGTCTCGTGCCGCTGATCGCGCAGTTGATCGAGGCTGTCCAGGCCATGCTGGGCGAACGCGGCATCCAGGCGCCCCTGATGGTGGTCAAGGGCGACGGCTCCCTGATTGCGGCGGAGACCGCGCTGATGAAGCCGGTTGAGACGATCCTCTCAGGTCCGGCCGCCTCGGTCGTGGGCGCGCGCTTCCTGTCGGGCGAGAGCGACATCGTGGTCTCCGACATCGGCGGCACGACGACGGACATCGCGGTCCTGAACGACGGCGAGCCCCTGCTCGATCCGGAGGGCGCGCGGGTCGGCGGATACCGCACCATGGTCGAGGCCGTCTCGGTCCACACCCTGGGTTTGGGCGGCGACAGCGAGGTGCGTCTGGCCGAAGGCGAGGGGCTGGTCGTGGGGCCGCGCCGCGCCCTGCCGCTCAGCCTTCTGGCGCAGGAGTATCCCAAGACCCTCGTCAAGCTGAGGGAGCAGTTGGAGCGGGGTTTCCCGAACGAGCGGGACGGGCGCTTCGCGCTGCGTCTGCGCAGTCTGCCCAAGGGTGGCGAACAGGGGCTCTCGCGTCTGGAGACCAGCATCTGGCAGGCCTTGGCGGCCGGTCCCGTCGCGCTGGGCGATCTGATGGGCGGCGCCTACGCGGAACGCTCCCTGAAGCAGCTGCAGGACAAGGGTCTGGTGATCGTTTCCGCCTTCACGCCCTCGGACGCGGCGCATGTTCTGGGCTTGCAGGCGACTTGGCAGGCGGAGGCGGCGGCGCTGGGCGCGGCCCTCTGGGCGCGCAGCGAGACGGTCTTCGGCAAGCGGGTCGCCGCCAGCCCCGAGGCCTTCGCCGAGGCCGTGATAGAGCGCGTCGTGTTGCAATCGGGCGAAGCCTTGGCGGAGGCCGTGATGCTGGAAGAGGCGCGCGCGGGCTACGGCGCTGCGCCCGGTCCGGGGGCCAAGAGCCTGCTGCGCCGGGCGCTGGGCCTGCAGAGCGCGCCCATGCTGGGCGTCGCCTTGCAGCTCAAGCGCCCGCTGGTCGGCATCGGCGCGCCCGCTGCGATCTACTATCCCGATATCGCCCGCAGGATGGGCACGCGCCATCTGGTGCCGCGTCATGCCGAGGTCTGCAACGCCGTGGGGGCGGTCGCGGGCGGCGTCTCCCAGCGCGCTCAGGTCACCATCACCTCGCCGCAGGAGGGCATCTTCCGCCTGCACGGCCCCAGCGCGCCCCAGGACATGGAATCCCTTGAGGCCGCCTTCAAAGCAGCGGAGACGCAAGCCGCGGCGGCGGCCCGCTCACTCGCGGAGGCCGCAGGCGCGGAAGAGATCCGCGTCGAGTTCAGCCGCGAACAGAAGTCCGCGCCCGTGGCGGGCGGGCGGGAGGTCTTCCTGGAAGGCAAGGTGACGGCGCGCGCTTACGGCCGCCCAAGGCTCGCGCGGTCCGCCTGA
- a CDS encoding gamma-glutamyl-gamma-aminobutyrate hydrolase family protein (Members of this family of hydrolases with an active site Cys residue belong to MEROPS family C26.), which produces MSRRPLIGVTASRRGGRFMWWFNRFSVWRHGGRACRLVAGKPFDPKDLDGLIVGGGDDIGPMLYSGEIDPAVSIDPERDALELYLLGEARTLGLPVLGICRGAQMINVSLGGNLHRDISKVYDGVGRRKTPLPLMTVTIEPDSRLAAMLERTRARVNALHHQSVDRIGRGLKVVARDHLGIVQALESSGSDFLFGVQWHPEFLIFDRGQQRLFRRLIRHAREQALERGRTGGKGQADRASLGRP; this is translated from the coding sequence ATGAGCCGCCGCCCCTTGATCGGCGTCACCGCCTCGCGCCGGGGCGGGCGCTTCATGTGGTGGTTCAACCGCTTCTCCGTCTGGCGGCACGGCGGGCGCGCCTGCCGTCTGGTCGCGGGCAAGCCCTTCGACCCGAAGGACCTGGACGGACTGATCGTCGGTGGCGGCGACGACATCGGCCCGATGCTCTACAGCGGCGAGATCGACCCGGCCGTTTCGATCGATCCGGAGCGCGATGCGCTGGAGCTCTACCTGCTGGGCGAAGCGCGCACGCTGGGGCTTCCGGTGCTGGGCATCTGCCGGGGCGCGCAGATGATCAACGTCTCGCTGGGCGGCAACCTGCACCGCGACATCTCGAAGGTCTACGACGGGGTGGGGCGGCGCAAGACGCCGCTGCCGCTCATGACCGTCACCATCGAACCGGACAGCCGTCTCGCGGCCATGCTGGAGCGCACCCGCGCCCGCGTGAACGCGCTGCATCATCAATCGGTGGACCGGATAGGCCGGGGCCTCAAGGTGGTGGCGCGCGATCACCTCGGGATCGTTCAGGCCTTGGAGTCCTCGGGCAGCGACTTCCTGTTCGGGGTGCAGTGGCACCCGGAATTCCTGATCTTCGACCGGGGCCAGCAGCGGCTTTTCCGCCGCCTGATCCGCCATGCCCGCGAGCAGGCGCTGGAGCGGGGCCGGACCGGCGGCAAAGGTCAGGCGGACCGCGCGAGCCTTGGGCGGCCGTAA
- a CDS encoding amidoligase family protein — MTHRFSDPPRPRTAEGALRRVGVEIEYAKLDVQQSADLVQSLFGGQQHPDGLHRIAVKGSDHGDFLVELDLRLLHREVRDDKPDDDEVQRMLNDLDRELTKAAGDVAGLLVPCEIACPPIAYNELGAIEELIVRLREKGAIGTSSSLLAAFGLQLNVELASLETDDILRQIRAYLLTSDWLREEIGVNIKRRLATFIDPFPARYVEKVVDPGYKPDLGRLIDDYIEANPTRYKEFDLLPLFAHLDKERVRAQLPKAKINPRPTFHYRLPDSRVDDPSWSLAEEWDRWLVVERVAADESILSRLQNAYLEYRSHLVPLGWAERTRRILRSL, encoded by the coding sequence ATGACGCATCGTTTTTCAGATCCGCCGCGCCCGCGCACGGCAGAGGGCGCCCTGCGCCGCGTCGGCGTGGAGATCGAGTACGCCAAGCTGGACGTACAGCAGTCCGCCGACCTCGTGCAGTCGCTCTTCGGCGGGCAGCAGCACCCCGACGGCCTGCACCGCATCGCGGTCAAGGGAAGCGATCACGGAGACTTCCTGGTCGAGCTGGACCTTCGGCTGCTGCATCGCGAAGTCAGGGACGACAAACCCGACGACGACGAGGTGCAGCGCATGCTCAACGACCTCGACCGCGAGCTCACCAAGGCCGCGGGCGACGTCGCGGGGCTGCTGGTCCCCTGCGAGATCGCCTGTCCGCCCATCGCCTACAACGAGTTGGGCGCGATCGAGGAGCTCATCGTCCGCCTGCGCGAGAAGGGCGCGATCGGCACCTCCTCCAGCCTGCTGGCGGCTTTCGGCCTTCAGCTCAATGTCGAGCTGGCCAGCCTGGAAACCGATGACATCCTGCGTCAGATCCGCGCCTACCTGCTGACGAGCGACTGGCTGCGCGAGGAGATCGGAGTCAACATCAAGCGGCGTCTGGCGACCTTCATCGACCCCTTCCCGGCGCGCTACGTGGAGAAGGTGGTGGACCCCGGCTACAAACCGGACCTCGGGCGGCTGATCGACGACTACATCGAAGCCAACCCGACCCGCTACAAGGAGTTCGACCTGCTGCCGCTCTTCGCCCACCTGGACAAGGAGCGGGTGCGCGCGCAACTGCCCAAGGCCAAGATCAACCCGCGCCCGACCTTTCACTACCGCCTGCCGGACTCGCGCGTCGACGATCCCTCCTGGAGCCTGGCTGAGGAGTGGGACCGCTGGCTGGTGGTCGAGCGGGTCGCCGCCGACGAGTCGATCCTGAGCCGCCTGCAGAACGCCTATCTGGAGTACCGCAGCCATCTGGTGCCGCTCGGCTGGGCGGAGCGCACCCGGCGCATCCTGAGGTCCCTATGA
- the phaR gene encoding polyhydroxyalkanoate synthesis repressor PhaR, producing the protein MDKNKGAGKKAAGAEDKAAGKDVVVIKKYANRRLYNTATSSYVTLDHLCQMVKDDVDFVVYDAKSGDDITRSVLTQIIVEEESKGTNLLPINFLRQLISFYGDNMQWVVPRYLEQTMGVLAKNQEKMRQSMQDTLGGMFPFGNLEEVGKQNLAMFESAMKMFSPFPEGEEDGQKPAEGKAGDNAKEQRLQELREQVDALQKQLQSMSDDKK; encoded by the coding sequence ATGGATAAGAACAAGGGGGCCGGGAAGAAGGCCGCCGGTGCGGAGGACAAGGCGGCGGGCAAGGACGTCGTGGTCATCAAGAAGTATGCCAACCGGCGTCTCTACAACACCGCGACCAGCAGTTACGTGACGCTCGACCACCTCTGTCAGATGGTGAAGGACGACGTGGACTTCGTGGTCTACGACGCCAAGTCCGGGGACGACATCACGCGCAGCGTGCTGACCCAGATCATCGTCGAGGAGGAGTCCAAGGGCACCAACCTTCTGCCTATCAACTTCCTGCGGCAGCTCATTTCCTTCTACGGCGACAACATGCAGTGGGTGGTTCCGCGCTATCTGGAACAGACCATGGGCGTGCTCGCCAAGAACCAGGAGAAGATGCGCCAGTCCATGCAGGACACCCTGGGCGGCATGTTCCCCTTCGGCAATCTGGAGGAAGTGGGCAAGCAGAACCTGGCGATGTTCGAAAGCGCCATGAAGATGTTCTCCCCCTTCCCCGAAGGCGAGGAAGACGGCCAGAAGCCGGCCGAGGGCAAGGCGGGCGACAACGCCAAGGAACAGCGGCTTCAGGAACTGCGCGAGCAGGTCGACGCGCTGCAGAAGCAACTGCAGTCCATGAGCGACGACAAGAAGTGA
- a CDS encoding alpha/beta fold hydrolase, with amino-acid sequence MSRQDQQQEAKHQREGNRPLPAPGVRTGPRPLPMHLTTALMLWNSSLAAWPFWKNGSLPSKSGAQNPDASPEQARAEAERAAQLREALQRIDPEAFQKALQAQVNERLDGLLDGIEAYRHHPYSRDLPEMPVLWQEGSTRLLDYAPDAPEDAPVVFVVPSLVNRYYVLDLQADRSLLRWLAGEGFKPLVIDWDAPGEAERGFTLTDYVAGRLEAALDAALAATKAPMILTGYCMGGLLALALAQRRQRDLAGLVLMATPWNFHAEQEEVSRFAGMQAGFLQPLLQGLGFMPTDMVQSYFALLDPLSVLKKFMAFGRMEASGSKAGRFVALEDWLNDGVPLSAPVALECLMGWYGANETHLGLWRIAGHPVDPAEVTLPTLALVPGQDRIVPPASALALTGALPTCEVMTPALGHIGMVVAGGARDQLWRPLADWLWKRSAP; translated from the coding sequence TTGAGCCGACAGGACCAGCAGCAGGAAGCCAAGCACCAGCGGGAGGGAAACCGGCCGCTGCCTGCGCCCGGGGTGCGAACGGGACCGCGTCCCCTGCCGATGCACCTGACGACGGCGCTGATGCTGTGGAACAGCTCCTTGGCCGCCTGGCCGTTTTGGAAGAACGGCTCGCTGCCCTCGAAGAGCGGGGCGCAAAACCCCGACGCAAGTCCGGAACAGGCGCGCGCGGAAGCCGAAAGGGCGGCCCAGCTCCGCGAAGCCCTGCAAAGAATCGATCCTGAGGCCTTTCAGAAGGCCCTTCAGGCGCAGGTGAACGAGCGGCTGGACGGCCTTCTAGACGGCATCGAGGCCTATCGCCATCACCCCTACAGCCGCGACCTGCCCGAAATGCCGGTTCTCTGGCAGGAGGGGTCGACCCGCCTTCTGGACTATGCCCCGGACGCGCCGGAAGACGCACCGGTGGTCTTCGTCGTGCCCTCCCTCGTCAACCGCTACTACGTGCTGGACCTTCAGGCCGACCGCAGCCTGCTGCGCTGGCTGGCCGGGGAGGGCTTCAAGCCGCTGGTGATCGACTGGGACGCGCCGGGCGAGGCGGAGCGGGGCTTCACCCTGACCGACTACGTGGCCGGGCGGCTGGAGGCGGCGCTCGACGCCGCGCTCGCCGCCACCAAGGCCCCCATGATCCTCACCGGGTACTGCATGGGCGGGCTGCTGGCCCTGGCCCTGGCCCAACGGCGTCAGCGCGATCTGGCGGGGCTGGTCCTGATGGCCACGCCCTGGAACTTCCATGCCGAGCAGGAGGAGGTCTCGCGCTTCGCCGGAATGCAGGCGGGTTTCCTGCAACCCCTGTTGCAGGGGCTGGGCTTCATGCCGACCGACATGGTGCAGAGCTACTTCGCGCTGCTGGACCCGCTCTCGGTGCTGAAGAAGTTCATGGCCTTCGGGCGGATGGAGGCGTCGGGCAGCAAGGCCGGGCGCTTCGTGGCGCTGGAGGACTGGCTCAACGACGGCGTGCCGCTGAGCGCCCCGGTCGCGCTGGAATGCCTCATGGGCTGGTATGGCGCCAACGAGACGCATCTGGGCCTCTGGCGCATCGCGGGCCATCCCGTGGACCCCGCGGAGGTCACGCTGCCGACCCTGGCGCTGGTGCCGGGGCAGGACCGGATCGTGCCGCCCGCCTCGGCCCTTGCGCTCACCGGGGCGCTTCCCACATGTGAGGTGATGACGCCCGCTTTGGGTCACATCGGCATGGTCGTGGCCGGTGGGGCGCGCGATCAACTCTGGCGTCCGCTCGCCGATTGGCTCTGGAAACGCTCCGCGCCCTAA
- a CDS encoding acetyl-CoA C-acetyltransferase, whose amino-acid sequence MMSDIVIAGACRTPVGAFGGGLSSVPASALGTAAIKEVLNRAGVEAGEVDEVVLGQILTAGAGQNPARQAAVHAGIPVEKTAYQINQLCGSGLRTVALGSQAIQCGDAKIVVAGGQESMSQAPHVAHLRNGQKMGDLKFIDSMIRDGLWDAFNGYHMGNTAENVARQWQLTRDEQDDFALKSQNKAEEAQKAGKFADEIVPVTISTRKGDIVVDTDEHPKHGTTLESLTKLRPAFDKEGTVTAGNASGINDGAAAVVLMDGAEASKRGVTPLARIVSWATCGVDPSIMGTGPIPASRAALEKAGWTVDDLDLIEANEAFAAQALAVNKDMGWDTSKVNVNGGAIALGHPVGASGARVLVTLLHEMQRRDAKKGLATLCIGGGMGIAMCLER is encoded by the coding sequence ATCATGTCCGATATCGTAATCGCCGGTGCCTGCCGCACCCCTGTCGGCGCCTTCGGAGGCGGTCTCTCCTCCGTGCCCGCCTCTGCCCTTGGCACCGCCGCCATCAAGGAAGTCCTGAACCGCGCCGGCGTCGAAGCCGGTGAGGTCGACGAGGTGGTCCTGGGTCAAATCCTGACCGCCGGCGCCGGGCAGAACCCGGCCCGCCAGGCCGCCGTTCACGCCGGCATCCCGGTCGAGAAGACGGCCTACCAGATCAACCAGCTCTGCGGGTCCGGCCTGCGCACCGTCGCGCTCGGCTCCCAGGCGATTCAGTGCGGCGACGCCAAGATCGTGGTGGCCGGCGGACAGGAGTCCATGAGCCAGGCCCCGCACGTCGCGCACCTGCGCAACGGCCAGAAGATGGGCGACCTCAAGTTCATCGACTCCATGATCCGCGACGGCCTGTGGGACGCCTTCAACGGCTACCACATGGGCAACACCGCCGAGAACGTGGCGCGCCAGTGGCAGTTGACCCGCGACGAGCAGGACGACTTCGCGCTGAAGTCCCAGAACAAGGCGGAAGAGGCCCAGAAGGCCGGTAAGTTCGCCGACGAGATCGTTCCGGTCACCATCTCCACCCGCAAGGGCGACATCGTGGTCGACACCGACGAGCATCCCAAGCACGGCACCACGCTGGAGAGCCTGACAAAGCTGCGTCCGGCCTTCGACAAGGAAGGCACCGTGACGGCGGGCAACGCCTCGGGCATCAACGACGGCGCGGCCGCCGTGGTCCTGATGGACGGCGCCGAAGCCTCCAAGCGCGGCGTCACGCCGCTCGCGCGGATCGTGTCCTGGGCGACCTGCGGGGTCGATCCCTCGATCATGGGCACCGGCCCGATCCCGGCTTCGCGCGCGGCGCTGGAGAAGGCCGGCTGGACCGTCGACGACCTCGACCTGATCGAGGCCAACGAGGCCTTCGCCGCCCAGGCCCTGGCCGTCAACAAGGACATGGGCTGGGACACCTCCAAGGTGAACGTCAACGGCGGCGCCATCGCCCTTGGCCACCCGGTCGGCGCCTCCGGCGCGCGCGTCCTGGTCACCCTGCTGCACGAAATGCAGCGCCGCGACGCCAAGAAGGGCCTCGCCACGCTCTGCATCGGCGGAGGCATGGGCATCGCCATGTGCCTGGAGCGCTAA
- the phbB gene encoding acetoacetyl-CoA reductase yields MARVALVTGGTRGIGEAISVGLKNAGYTVAATYGGNDEAANKFKEATGISVYKWDVADFEACKEGIAKVEADLGPIDILVNNAGITRDTTLHRMKPEQWSAVISTNLDSLFNMTRNVIEGMRERGFGRIISISSINGQKGQFGQANYAAAKAGVIGFTKTVAQENAAKGITANVVAPGYIGTEMVRAVPEEVLNSKILPLIPVGRLGEPEEIASCVTFLAGDDAGFITGSTLSANGGQYMS; encoded by the coding sequence ATGGCACGAGTAGCTTTGGTCACCGGTGGCACGCGCGGCATCGGCGAGGCGATTTCGGTGGGGCTCAAGAACGCGGGCTATACGGTCGCGGCCACCTACGGCGGCAACGACGAGGCCGCCAACAAGTTCAAGGAAGCGACCGGCATTTCGGTCTACAAGTGGGACGTCGCCGATTTCGAGGCCTGCAAGGAAGGCATCGCCAAGGTCGAGGCCGACCTGGGGCCGATCGACATCCTGGTCAACAACGCGGGCATCACCCGCGACACCACCCTGCACCGCATGAAGCCCGAACAGTGGTCGGCGGTGATCTCCACCAACCTGGACTCGCTCTTCAACATGACCCGCAACGTGATTGAGGGCATGCGCGAACGCGGCTTCGGGCGGATCATCTCGATCTCCTCGATCAACGGGCAGAAGGGCCAGTTCGGTCAGGCCAACTACGCCGCCGCCAAGGCGGGCGTGATCGGCTTCACCAAGACCGTGGCGCAGGAGAACGCCGCCAAGGGCATCACCGCCAACGTGGTGGCGCCGGGCTACATCGGCACCGAGATGGTGCGCGCCGTGCCCGAGGAGGTGCTGAACAGCAAGATCCTGCCCCTCATCCCCGTGGGTCGCCTCGGCGAGCCGGAGGAGATCGCGAGCTGCGTCACCTTCCTGGCGGGCGACGACGCGGGCTTCATCACCGGCTCCACGCTGAGCGCCAACGGCGGCCAGTACATGTCCTAA
- a CDS encoding carboxymuconolactone decarboxylase family protein, with the protein MATLPLIEYETASAEVRAVYEEIMELRGTDWVNNFWKALANDPATLKRTWESVKQVMAPGALDPLTKEMIYVAVSTAHGCSYCINSHTAAARAKGMTDQMLAELMAVVGMASETNKLVTGLQVELDEAFKDGARK; encoded by the coding sequence ATGGCGACCCTGCCCCTGATCGAATACGAAACGGCGAGCGCGGAAGTGCGCGCGGTCTATGAGGAGATCATGGAACTGCGCGGCACCGACTGGGTGAACAACTTCTGGAAGGCGCTGGCCAACGACCCCGCGACCCTGAAGCGGACCTGGGAGTCGGTGAAGCAGGTGATGGCGCCGGGCGCGCTCGACCCGCTGACCAAGGAGATGATCTATGTCGCCGTCTCCACCGCGCATGGCTGTAGCTACTGCATCAACAGCCACACCGCCGCCGCCCGGGCCAAGGGCATGACCGACCAGATGCTGGCCGAGCTCATGGCCGTGGTCGGCATGGCCTCGGAGACCAACAAGCTGGTGACCGGGCTCCAGGTCGAGCTGGACGAGGCCTTCAAGGACGGCGCGCGCAAGTAG